From Erigeron canadensis isolate Cc75 chromosome 8, C_canadensis_v1, whole genome shotgun sequence, one genomic window encodes:
- the LOC122610871 gene encoding pentatricopeptide repeat-containing protein At3g12770-like, protein MFSNPYSHDSSIHESFSNILSRLSQTKNLKSIKKVHAHLLKTGLIFISYTLQTNLVYTYTKCLQQNNIQILTKFFKCSIFTHPFAFNPILSTFVKNGLPLIAIKTLSFMHGNGVCIDTYALCSSLTASCLVQDVRFGKQIHTHVVKSGWGCSVFLGSALVDFYAKTMAVEDAAKVFDGIPVKNTVCVNALLSAYSDAKMWVDGVELFRSMSGLGLCYDNWTFSGGLNVCAGMYAVDLGSQIHAKVIRTIYDVGTDVFLLSSLIDLYGKCGLVVKAKRVFDMAGFTDVVLWTSMLGVYGRNGRHEEVIRVFKEMLSKKVRPDGVAFVTVISACSHTGQVDLGTEYFESMVRDFGLNPSPEHYGGLVDLFCRAGELEKAWNVVNEMPSKVSVSVSVWGALLSACCDHGNVDLGKFAAQKALELDPMNTGVYVLLSNMYAKYGLWDEIEELREFMRDKGIKKDIGSSRI, encoded by the coding sequence ATGTTTTCTAACCCATATTCTCATGATTCTTCAATCCATGAATCGTTTAGTAACATATTGTCTAGATTGTCACAAACCAAAAATCTTAAATCCATCAAAAAAGTTCATGCACATTTACTTAAAACAGGACTAATTTTCATTTCATACACGCTTCAAACAAatcttgtatatacatacacaaaatgcTTACAACAAAACAACATTCAAATCTTAACCAAATTCTTCAAATGCTCCATTTTTACACACCCATTTGCCTTTAATCCAATCTTGTCaacttttgttaaaaatgggCTACCTTTAATTGCTATAAAAACTTTATCTTTTATGCATGGAAATGGTGTATGTATAGATACTTATGCTTTATGCAGCTCGTTAACGGCGTCGTGTTTGGTTCAAGATGTACGGTTTGGGAAACAGATTCATACCCATGTGGTGAAATCTGGTTGGGGTTGCAGTGTGTTTTTAGGTAGTGCTTTGGTTGATTTTTACGCGAAAACAATGGCTGTTGAAGATGCAGCTAAGGTGTTTGATGGAATTCCTGTGAAGAACACGGTTTGTGTAAATGCGCTTCTTTCGGCTTACTCTGATGCTAAGATGTGGGTTGATGGTGTTGAGTTGTTTAGAAGTATGTCTGGTTTGGGATTGTGTTATGATAATTGGACATTTTCTGGTGGGTTGAATGTATGTGCTGGGATGTATGCAGTTGACTTGGGGAGTCAAATACATGCGAAAGTGATTCGTACTATTTATGACGTAGGAACCGATGTGTTTCTCTTGAGTTCATTGATTGATTTGTACGGAAAATGTGGGCTGGTGGTTAAAGCTAAACGGGTATTTGATATGGCGGGATTTACTGATGTGGTTTTGTGGACATCGATGCTTGGTGTCTATGGCAGAAACGGGCGTCATGAAGAAGTTATCCGAGTGTTTAAAGAGATGCTTAGCAAGAAAGTTAGACCAGATGGGGTGGCATTTGTTACTGTTATCTCAGCTTGTAGTCACACGGGCCAGGTTGATCTTGGGACGGAGTACTTTGAGTCCATGGTTCGTGATTTTGGGCTAAACCCAAGTCCCGAGCACTATGGAGGCCTAGTGGATTTGTTTTGTAGGGCGGGTGAGTTAGAAAAGGCATGGAATGTGGTAAATGAGATGCCAAGTAAAGTGAGTGTGAGTGTTTCCGTTTGGGGAGCGCTGTTGAGTGCGTGTTGTGATCACGGGAACGTTGATTTGGGTAAGTTTGCTGCTCAAAAGGCCCTTGAATTGGATCCTATGAATACCGGGGTTTATGTTTTATTGTCGAATATGTATGCTAAATATGGTTTATGGGATGAAATTGAAGAATTAAGGGAATTTATGCGCGATAAAGGAATAAAGAAAGACATTGGGTCTAGCAGGATTTGA
- the LOC122578836 gene encoding cyclin-U1-1, whose protein sequence is MLAIKDDDPNRLPDQTEPDTATPRVLSILSFVLERLVNRNEILSSTSANRARLGKNLEAFHGVRPPAITIPKYLDRIYKYTNCSPACFVVGYIYIDRLVHKHPGSLVVSLNVHRLLVTSIMVAAKVLDDEHYNNAFYARVGGVTNAELNRLEMEFLFMLDFELTVTSRIFESYCLHLEREMIMWNGTIRKIESGGIHTNTIEDIAEISVEDMESFSSPVSNGGLT, encoded by the exons ATGTTAGCCATCAAGGATGACGACCCAAACCGGCTTCCGGACCAAACCGAACCGGATACCGCAACGCCAAGAGTGTTGTCAATCTTATCTTTTGTCCTAGAAAGACTGGTGAACCGGAACGAGATATTAAGTTCAACTAGCGCCAACCGAGCAAGGCTAGGAAAAAACTTAGAAGCATTTCATGGTGTTAGACCGCCAGCCATTACCATACCAAAGTATCTAGACCGGATATATAAGTACACCAACTGTAGCCCGGCTTGTTTTGTGGTcggatacatatatatagaccgGTTGGTTCACAAACACCCTGGTTCATTGGTGGTGTCACTAAATGTTCATAGGCTGCTTGTTACGAGTATTATGGTTGCTGCCAAGGTTTTGGATGATGA GCATTACAACAATGCATTTTATGCTCGAGTGGGGGGAGTAACGAATGCAGAGCTGAACAGGCTAGAAATGGAGTTCCTTTTCATGCTAGACTTTGAACTCACGGTTACGTCGCGTATATTTGAGAGTTATTGTCTGCATTTGGAAAGGGAAATGATAATGTGGAACGGTACAATTCGCAAGATTGAAAGCGGAGGAATTCATACAAACACCATTGAAGATATTGCCGAAATTTCTGTAGAAGACATGGAAAGCTTTTCTTCCCCTGTGTCTAATGGTGGGCTTACATAA
- the LOC122610872 gene encoding uncharacterized protein LOC122610872 has translation MSELQLIGGIKKLNNQNYNSWATCMKSYLQGQDLWDVVEGTDVEPPSENEHEALRKWRIKSGKAMFVLKTTVEEEVLDHIREAESSKDAWDELKTLLSKKNDTKLQLLENELLSVSQRDQTIPQYFHKVKTLCREISELDAEAKIGDARMKRIIIHGLKPEFHSYVAAVQGWQKQPSLGEFENILASQEALAKQMGDMSIVAVSKNEPEALYAGRSKGRNYHKSGGQKPNNNSYKSDAQNNNKKEFQPKKGYEKEKRENGSDKN, from the coding sequence ATGTCAGAATTACAATTAATTGGTGGCATCAAGAAACTCAACAACCAAAACTATAACTCATGGGCTACTTGTATGAAATCGTATCTACAAGGTCAGGACCTTTGGGATGTTGTTGAAGGTACGGATGTTGAGCCACCGAGTGAGAATGAACATGAAGCCCTTCGCAAATGGAGGATTAAGTCCGGAAAAGCCATGTTTGTGTTGAAGACAACCGTGGAGGAGGAAGTGTTGGATCATATACGAGAAGCGGAATCATCGAAAGATGCGTGGGACGAGCTAAAGACTTTGCTCTCGAAAAAGAACGACACGAAACTACAACTCCTCGAAAACGAGTTGTTATCGGTGTCACAGCGGGATCAAACTATCCCACAGTACTTTCATAAGGTCAAAACCTTATGTCGGGAGATAAGTGAACTCGATGCTGAAGCCAAAATTGGAGATGCTCGGATGAAGAGAATTATAATTCACGGACTCAAACCGGAATTCCACAGTTATGTAGCAGCCGTGCAAGGATGGCAAAAACAACCATCATTGGGAGAGTTTGAGAATATTTTGGCAAGTCAAGAAGCCCTAGCAAAACAAATGGGTGATATGTCGATCGTTGCGGTATCTAAAAATGAACCAGAGGCGTTGTATGCTGGAAGATCAAAAGGGAGAAATTACCATAAATCTGGTGGTCAAAAGCCCAATAATAATTCTTATAAAAGTGATgcccaaaataataataagaaagaaTTTCAGCCAAAGAAGGGATATGAAAAAGAGAAAAGGGAAAATGGCAGTGACAAAAACTAG
- the LOC122579858 gene encoding APO protein 1, chloroplastic isoform X1, whose protein sequence is MDHVLSLCGSSPTMLGSFSTTRRGVPTHKGCNWPYRANDEVSSLFFDKCRELQCRRERYCTQTSRTSVLATHDSRYRKKRLTHHHPQNTDLPPILSKTKKKPFPIPLKKILQTSRADKKLAEMGIEKPLEPPKNGILVPDLVPVANEVLDAWKFLIRGLSHLLHVIPVHACSECSEVHVGQTGHDIQSCHGPKSASRRSAHLWVKGSISDVLLPIESYHQYDPFGTRIKHETRFDYDRIPAIVELCIQAGVELPQYPSRRRTQPIRMLGKKILDRGGIIEPPKPQLTGEILELDTHRSIERFPPPEDLDVVATAQATLNAYEKVRWGVTKLMKKYTVKACGYCSEVHVGPWGHNAKLCGEFKHQWRDGKHGWQDATVDEVFPPNYVWHVRDPNGLPLKSSLKRFYGKAPVVVEICMQAGAPIPRKYMPMMRLDIVVPDNEEARLVA, encoded by the exons ATGGACCATGTACTAAGCTTATGTGGTTCGTCCCCAACTATGCTTGGATCGTTTTCCACAACGAGGCGGGGTGTGCCAACCCATAAAGGATGTAACTGGCCTTACCGGGCCAATGATGAAGTTAGTTCCCTCTTCTTTGACAAATGTCGAGAG CTGCAGTGCAGACGTGAACGATACTGTACACAAACGTCAAGGACCTCCGTTCTTGCTACTCATGATAGTCGTTACAGGAAGAAACGGTTAACCCATCACCATCCTCAAAATACAGATCTTCCTCCAATATTATCAAAGACTAAAAAGAAACCGTTTCCAATTCCTCTAAAGAAGATTCTGCAGACTTCAAGAGCAGATAAAAAGCTTGCAGAAATGGGCATAGAGAAGCCACTTGAGCCTCCCAAGAACGGGATACTTGTTCCAGATCTAGTTCCTGTTGCTAATGAAGTTCTTGATGCTTGGAAATTCTTGATTAGAGGACTTTCACACCTTCTCCATGTCATTCCTGTTCATGCTTGCAG TGAGTGCTCGGAAGTTCATGTGGGTCAAACGGGCCACGACATTCAGAGCTGCCATGGTCCAAAAAGTGCATCCCGGAGAAGTGCCCACTTATGGGTAAAAGGGTCAATTAGTGATGTTCTTCTCCCTATCGAGTCATACCATCAatatgatccttttggtacTCGAATCAAACACGAAACACGCTTTGACTATGATAGAATCCCTGCTATTGTAGAACTTTGCATCCAAGCTGGTGTGGAGTTACCACAATATCCTTCACGGAGAAGGACCCAACCTATCCGAATGCTAGGAAAGAAAATTCTTGACCGTGGTGGAATCATTGAGCCACCCAAACCACAGCTTACTGGTGAGATTTTGGAACTTGACACACACCGGTCAATTGAGCGGTTCCCACCTCCAGAAGACTTAGACGTGGTTGCAACGGCACAAGCAACACTAAATGCATATGAGAAAGTTAGATGGGGAGTGACCAAACTTATGAAGAAGTACACAGTGAAGGCGTGTGGGTACTGCTCAGAGGTCCACGTGGGGCCATGGGGCCACAATGCCAAGCTTTGTGGGGAGTTTAAGCACCAATGGAGAGACGGGAAGCATGGGTGGCAAGATGCAACAGTTGATGAGGTTTTCCCTCCAAACTACGTGTGGCATGTTCGTGATCCAAATGGGCTACCATTGAAGAGTTCACTCAAGAGGTTCTATGGAAAGGCTCCTGTTGTGGTTGAAATTTGCATGCAGGCTGGGGCACCGATTCCTCGTAAGTATATGCCAATGATGAGGCTCGATATTGTGGTCCCGGATAACGAAGAGGCTCGGTTGGTTGCCTAG
- the LOC122579858 gene encoding APO protein 1, chloroplastic isoform X2 — protein MDHVLSLCGSSPTMLGSFSTTRRGVPTHKGCNWPYRANDEVSSLFFDKCRECRRERYCTQTSRTSVLATHDSRYRKKRLTHHHPQNTDLPPILSKTKKKPFPIPLKKILQTSRADKKLAEMGIEKPLEPPKNGILVPDLVPVANEVLDAWKFLIRGLSHLLHVIPVHACSECSEVHVGQTGHDIQSCHGPKSASRRSAHLWVKGSISDVLLPIESYHQYDPFGTRIKHETRFDYDRIPAIVELCIQAGVELPQYPSRRRTQPIRMLGKKILDRGGIIEPPKPQLTGEILELDTHRSIERFPPPEDLDVVATAQATLNAYEKVRWGVTKLMKKYTVKACGYCSEVHVGPWGHNAKLCGEFKHQWRDGKHGWQDATVDEVFPPNYVWHVRDPNGLPLKSSLKRFYGKAPVVVEICMQAGAPIPRKYMPMMRLDIVVPDNEEARLVA, from the exons ATGGACCATGTACTAAGCTTATGTGGTTCGTCCCCAACTATGCTTGGATCGTTTTCCACAACGAGGCGGGGTGTGCCAACCCATAAAGGATGTAACTGGCCTTACCGGGCCAATGATGAAGTTAGTTCCCTCTTCTTTGACAAATGTCGAGAG TGCAGACGTGAACGATACTGTACACAAACGTCAAGGACCTCCGTTCTTGCTACTCATGATAGTCGTTACAGGAAGAAACGGTTAACCCATCACCATCCTCAAAATACAGATCTTCCTCCAATATTATCAAAGACTAAAAAGAAACCGTTTCCAATTCCTCTAAAGAAGATTCTGCAGACTTCAAGAGCAGATAAAAAGCTTGCAGAAATGGGCATAGAGAAGCCACTTGAGCCTCCCAAGAACGGGATACTTGTTCCAGATCTAGTTCCTGTTGCTAATGAAGTTCTTGATGCTTGGAAATTCTTGATTAGAGGACTTTCACACCTTCTCCATGTCATTCCTGTTCATGCTTGCAG TGAGTGCTCGGAAGTTCATGTGGGTCAAACGGGCCACGACATTCAGAGCTGCCATGGTCCAAAAAGTGCATCCCGGAGAAGTGCCCACTTATGGGTAAAAGGGTCAATTAGTGATGTTCTTCTCCCTATCGAGTCATACCATCAatatgatccttttggtacTCGAATCAAACACGAAACACGCTTTGACTATGATAGAATCCCTGCTATTGTAGAACTTTGCATCCAAGCTGGTGTGGAGTTACCACAATATCCTTCACGGAGAAGGACCCAACCTATCCGAATGCTAGGAAAGAAAATTCTTGACCGTGGTGGAATCATTGAGCCACCCAAACCACAGCTTACTGGTGAGATTTTGGAACTTGACACACACCGGTCAATTGAGCGGTTCCCACCTCCAGAAGACTTAGACGTGGTTGCAACGGCACAAGCAACACTAAATGCATATGAGAAAGTTAGATGGGGAGTGACCAAACTTATGAAGAAGTACACAGTGAAGGCGTGTGGGTACTGCTCAGAGGTCCACGTGGGGCCATGGGGCCACAATGCCAAGCTTTGTGGGGAGTTTAAGCACCAATGGAGAGACGGGAAGCATGGGTGGCAAGATGCAACAGTTGATGAGGTTTTCCCTCCAAACTACGTGTGGCATGTTCGTGATCCAAATGGGCTACCATTGAAGAGTTCACTCAAGAGGTTCTATGGAAAGGCTCCTGTTGTGGTTGAAATTTGCATGCAGGCTGGGGCACCGATTCCTCGTAAGTATATGCCAATGATGAGGCTCGATATTGTGGTCCCGGATAACGAAGAGGCTCGGTTGGTTGCCTAG
- the LOC122580422 gene encoding zinc finger CCCH domain-containing protein 13 isoform X2 translates to MVLSYGRRNYRRTDLREKLGRRHSPPRRNSLDKEARHPFPSYGHSSPRLGKKSDWGHRRRQQFDGENDYAGSLRSVDGVGRQASERKPSLSESTDVNDEQLKQMHSKIDMLEDQKQQLQIYLEESIEKADGLNSKIEEIEMQLSAEKDECKRISSKIMEFVKANIRHGRIQDELKRSQAHLQRLGDQLGSDALVVANEEDISIDVSDEETLDNLLMIPQNDKASPRKDETSGNPIMDPRKDQYKVYSGKRRTRVRMVEADESRKDETLGNPIMGRRKDLYEASPSKKRMRDHMVEADEKSKQANSAARKRRSLGHMRSERQNRWEPNVAQTINTDKVGEEANGINSDGPLVNNIKPKQRKTNFTSASSGDKLNDIKSTRMVAHMMDEVVDVVELNEKPDSGEVSSARVKDDLTLDNIVLPPPPPLPVAEDAYLQYKGKDEFVDVVTDYGGDTDDYDDDDLNEADDDEMLDVDIV, encoded by the exons ATGGTTCTATCCTATG GGAGGCGGAACTATCGTAGGACTGATTTAAGAGAGAAGCTGGGCAGACGTCATTCCCCACCTCGGAGAAACTCTCTTGACAAAGAGGCAAGACATCCATTTCCTTCTTATGGTCATAGTTCTCCAAGATTGGGGAAAAAGAG TGATTGGGGTCATAGAAGAAGACAACAGTTTGATGGTGAAAATGACTACGCTGGAAGCTTAAGATCAGTAGATGGGGTTGGACGGCAAGCCAGTGAAAGAAAACCTTCATTATCAGAATCTACGGATGTCAATGACGAGCAG TTGAAGCAAATGCATTCTAAAATTGATATGTTAGAAGATCAAAAGCAGCAATTGCAG ATCTATTTGGAAGAAAGCATCGAAAAAGCAGATGGTCTGAATTCCAAAATTGAAGAGATTGAGATGCAACTATCAGCAGAGAAAGACGAATGCAAAAG AATTTCTTCCAAAATTATGGAGTTTGTAAAGGCAAATATTCGTCATGGAAGAATACAAGATGAACTGAAGAG GTCACAAGCTCATCTTCAAAGGCTTGGGGATCAGCTTGGCTCAGATGCTCTAGTTGTTGCTAATGAAGAGGACATCAGCATTGATGTGAGTGATGAAGAGACTTTGGACAATCTCTTAATGATCCCCCAAAATGACAAGGCTTCACCAAGGAAGGATGAGACATCGGGCAATCCTATAATGGACCCACGAAAGGATCAATACAAGGTTTATTCTGGTAAGAGAAGGACAAGGGTTCGCATGGTAGAAGCTGATGAATCAAGGAAGGATGAGACATTAGGTAATCCTATAATGGGCCGACGGAAGGATCTATACGAGGCTTCTCCTAGTAAGAAAAGGATGAGGGATCACATGGTAGAGgctgatgaaaaatcaaaacaag CAAATTCGGCAGCAAGAAAACGACGTAGTTTGGGACATATGAGATCTGAAAGGCAAAATAGATGGGAGCCAAATGTTGCTCAGACTATAAATACTGATAAAGTTGGGGAAGAGGCGAATGGAATCAACAGTGATGGGCCTTTGGTTAACAATATCAAGCCTAAGCAAAGAAAGACTAATTTCACCAGCGCTTCCTCTGGAGATAAG CTTAATGATATCAAGTCAACTAGAATGGTGGCACATATGATGGATGAAGTTGTCGACGTGGTTGAATTGAACGAAAAGCCTGATTCAGGAGAAGTCTCCTCTGCCAGAGTCAAAGACGACTTGACACTTGACAATATAGTCTTGCCACCTCCTCCACCTCTTCCAGTTGCAGAAGATGCATACTTACAG TACAAGGGGAAAGATGAGTTTGTGGATGTGGTTACGGATTATGGTGGGGATAccgatgattatgatgatgatgatctcaATGAGGCCGATGATGATGAGATGCTGGATGTAGATATCGTTTGA
- the LOC122580422 gene encoding zinc finger CCCH domain-containing protein 40 isoform X1 has product MVGRKDFKTRICDLYRKGQCTRHNCSFAHGDADLRRFNNLHNTSSSPSSFNGRRNYRRTDLREKLGRRHSPPRRNSLDKEARHPFPSYGHSSPRLGKKSDWGHRRRQQFDGENDYAGSLRSVDGVGRQASERKPSLSESTDVNDEQLKQMHSKIDMLEDQKQQLQIYLEESIEKADGLNSKIEEIEMQLSAEKDECKRISSKIMEFVKANIRHGRIQDELKRSQAHLQRLGDQLGSDALVVANEEDISIDVSDEETLDNLLMIPQNDKASPRKDETSGNPIMDPRKDQYKVYSGKRRTRVRMVEADESRKDETLGNPIMGRRKDLYEASPSKKRMRDHMVEADEKSKQANSAARKRRSLGHMRSERQNRWEPNVAQTINTDKVGEEANGINSDGPLVNNIKPKQRKTNFTSASSGDKLNDIKSTRMVAHMMDEVVDVVELNEKPDSGEVSSARVKDDLTLDNIVLPPPPPLPVAEDAYLQYKGKDEFVDVVTDYGGDTDDYDDDDLNEADDDEMLDVDIV; this is encoded by the exons ATGGTTGGACGGAAAGATTTCAAAACTAGGATATGCGATTTGTATAGAAAAGGTCAATGTACTCGTCACAATTGTTCTTTTGCACATGGCGATGCTGACCTCCGTCGTTTTAACAATCTTCACAAtacttcttcttctccttcttcaTTCAATG GGAGGCGGAACTATCGTAGGACTGATTTAAGAGAGAAGCTGGGCAGACGTCATTCCCCACCTCGGAGAAACTCTCTTGACAAAGAGGCAAGACATCCATTTCCTTCTTATGGTCATAGTTCTCCAAGATTGGGGAAAAAGAG TGATTGGGGTCATAGAAGAAGACAACAGTTTGATGGTGAAAATGACTACGCTGGAAGCTTAAGATCAGTAGATGGGGTTGGACGGCAAGCCAGTGAAAGAAAACCTTCATTATCAGAATCTACGGATGTCAATGACGAGCAG TTGAAGCAAATGCATTCTAAAATTGATATGTTAGAAGATCAAAAGCAGCAATTGCAG ATCTATTTGGAAGAAAGCATCGAAAAAGCAGATGGTCTGAATTCCAAAATTGAAGAGATTGAGATGCAACTATCAGCAGAGAAAGACGAATGCAAAAG AATTTCTTCCAAAATTATGGAGTTTGTAAAGGCAAATATTCGTCATGGAAGAATACAAGATGAACTGAAGAG GTCACAAGCTCATCTTCAAAGGCTTGGGGATCAGCTTGGCTCAGATGCTCTAGTTGTTGCTAATGAAGAGGACATCAGCATTGATGTGAGTGATGAAGAGACTTTGGACAATCTCTTAATGATCCCCCAAAATGACAAGGCTTCACCAAGGAAGGATGAGACATCGGGCAATCCTATAATGGACCCACGAAAGGATCAATACAAGGTTTATTCTGGTAAGAGAAGGACAAGGGTTCGCATGGTAGAAGCTGATGAATCAAGGAAGGATGAGACATTAGGTAATCCTATAATGGGCCGACGGAAGGATCTATACGAGGCTTCTCCTAGTAAGAAAAGGATGAGGGATCACATGGTAGAGgctgatgaaaaatcaaaacaag CAAATTCGGCAGCAAGAAAACGACGTAGTTTGGGACATATGAGATCTGAAAGGCAAAATAGATGGGAGCCAAATGTTGCTCAGACTATAAATACTGATAAAGTTGGGGAAGAGGCGAATGGAATCAACAGTGATGGGCCTTTGGTTAACAATATCAAGCCTAAGCAAAGAAAGACTAATTTCACCAGCGCTTCCTCTGGAGATAAG CTTAATGATATCAAGTCAACTAGAATGGTGGCACATATGATGGATGAAGTTGTCGACGTGGTTGAATTGAACGAAAAGCCTGATTCAGGAGAAGTCTCCTCTGCCAGAGTCAAAGACGACTTGACACTTGACAATATAGTCTTGCCACCTCCTCCACCTCTTCCAGTTGCAGAAGATGCATACTTACAG TACAAGGGGAAAGATGAGTTTGTGGATGTGGTTACGGATTATGGTGGGGATAccgatgattatgatgatgatgatctcaATGAGGCCGATGATGATGAGATGCTGGATGTAGATATCGTTTGA
- the LOC122580624 gene encoding berberine bridge enzyme-like 22: MSHSILVATCVLLVTITFIDAIVTNNEFVSCMTNFVLPFANTSRYVFTEDMPMYSSLVLSQHNPRCSNSTLSQKPLGIVMPQNEYEIRAAILCSQKHGLQVRVRSGGHDYEGLSYLCKTSFVVIDMSNLRSISVDIHDETAWVQSGATLGELYYSIAQESHTHGFPAGICPSVGVGGHFSGGGFGAMVRKYGLAADNVVDAYLVDAKGRFLDREAMGEDLFWAIRGGGGSSFGVIVSWKIKLVRVPPTVTVFNVHKNMDHHTNEIIHHWQNVAYKMRNELFIRLVIQYIHDNKTTPVQALFNSLFLGELKDLLPLMNESFPQLGLKPTDCMEMSWIESVLYFAGLEKSPKLLLGNKTDPYVSYFKAKSDFVTKPIPKQVFVDIQEKFLQQKLVFMIMDPYGGRMSEISDAHLPFPHRRGTLYNIQYLVKWEVNGIRASNKHIHWLRELYKYMKPYVSKHPRHAYLNYRDLDLGTNNQGNMSYSEAIVWGEKYFKRNFKRLARVKSMIDPDNFFRNEQSIPLHQN, encoded by the coding sequence ATGAGCCATTCCATTCTTGTAGCAACTTGTGTTTTATTGGTTACCATAACATTCATTGATGCAATTGTAACCAATAATGAATTTGTTTCATGTATGACCAACTTCGTACTCCCATTTGCTAATACCTCAAGATATGTCTTCACTGAAGACATGCCAATGTATTCATCCCTTGTGTTGTCTCAACACAACCCTCGATGTTCAAATTCGACTCTGTCACAGAAACCATTAGGGATCGTTATGCCTCAAAACGAATATGAGATACGAGCGGCTATCCTGTGTAGCCAAAAACATGGGTTGCAAGTCAGAGTTAGAAGTGGAGGCCATGACTATGAAGGGTTGTCATACCTTTGTAAAACATCTTTCGTGGTTATCGACATGAGCAACCTTCGCTCAATTAGTGTTGATATACATGATGAAACTGCTTGGGTCCAATCCGGGGCAACACTAGGGGAGCTTTACTACAGCATAGCACAAGAAAGTCATACTCATGGTTTCCCAGCAGGGATATGCCCAAGTGTTGGTGTTGGGGGACACTTCAGTGGTGGCGGGTTTGGTGCTATGGTGCGGAAATATGGCTTAGCGGCTGATAATGTCGTTGATGCTTACTTGGTAGATGCCAAGGGACGCTTTCTAGATAGGGAAGCAATGGGTGAAGATTTGTTTTGGGCGATAAGAGGTGGAGGCGGCTCAAGTTTTGGTGTAATTGTCTCTTGGAAAATTAAACTTGTTCGAGTTCCGCCAACAGTTACTGTGTTCAATGTTCACAAGAACATGGATCACCACACCAATGAAATCATCCATCATTGGCAAAACGTAGCGTATAAGATGAGAAATGAGTTGTTTATCAGATTAGTCATTCAATATATTCATGACAATAAGACTACACCTGTTCAAGCGCTATTCAACTCACTTTTCTTGGGAGAACTCAAAGACCTACTCCCGCTGATGAACGAAAGTTTCCCTCAACTAGGTTTAAAACCGACCGACTGCATGGAAATGAGTTGGATAGAATCAGTTCTTTACTTTGCCGGCTTAGAAAAATCCCCAAAACTATTACTAGGAAACAAAACTGACCCTTACGTGAGCTACTTCAAAGCAAAATCCGATTTTGTGACAAAACCTATACCAAAACAAGTATTTGTAGATATTCAGGAAAAGTTTCTTCAACAGAAGCTTGTTTTCATGATAATGGATCCGTACGGTGGGCGGATGAGTGAGATTTCAGACGCCCACCTCCCATTCCCTCACCGAAGAGGGACTTTGTACAACATACAATATTTGGTCAAATGGGAAGTCAACGGTATCCGGGCGTCAAACAAGCATATACATTGGTTAAGGGAGTTGTACAAATATATGAAGCCTTATGTTTCAAAACACCCGAGACATGCATACCTTAATTATCGCGACTTAGATCTGGGAACAAACAATCAAGGCAACATGAGTTACTCTGAAGCTATTGTTTGGGGTGAGAAGTACTTCAAGAGAAACTTCAAGAGATTGGCACGAGTTAAAAGCATGATAGATCCAGATAACTTTTTCAGAAATGAACAAAGTATCCCCCTTCATCAAAACTAA